From the genome of Thermaerobacter marianensis DSM 12885:
GGGCTACAGCGACGGCACCTTCGGGTACGACAAGCCCATCAACCGCCAGGAGGCCGCGGCCATCCTGCAGCGGGCCCTGAAGCTGGCCGACGCCCCGGAGAACTTCGCCGACGTGCCCGATGACAGCGCCTTCGCCAAGGCGATCGGCGCGGTGGCGGCCGCCGGCCTGATGAAGGGCTATGACAACGGTAACTTCGGCCCCAGCGACAAGGTGAACCGGGCCCAGGCGGCGGCGGTGGCGGTTCGTGGTTACAACCATCTCGCGCAACAGAACGTCCAGTATGAGGTTGTCTCGGTCGCTGCCGTCAGCTCCAAGGCCTTGCGCGTGACGTTCAACAAGGCTGTGGACGACACGAGCAAGGTCAAGTTCGACGTGAAGCGGGACGGCGTAGCCGTCGACTTGACGGCGAAGTGGGCTGAGGACAAGAAGTCCGTGGACCTTGAGTCGTCGTCCAAGCTGCAGGTTGGAACCTACACGGTGACGGTCAGCGGCCTCGACTTTGCCGAGGGCAAGAACAGCGGCTCGGTCAAGGTCGAGGAAGAGACGGTCGCCAAGATTGAGATCGTTGGCGACAAGCTGATCCGGGATAAGAACACCCCCTCTGTCGCTCGCATTGGCTACAAGGTGTACAACCAGTACGGCGAGGATATCACGAACTCGTCGGTGGCGGCGGGGATTGAGGCGAAGTCCAGCGCTGGTAGCGCGAGTATAACAAGCACCGGTGTCGTCGAGATTACCAACAACCCCAGCAATCAGGCGTGGCCGCTTGATGCCAAGGTCGTGCTCACGCTGGTCCACTCCGCTACCGGCGTTACGGCGAGTAAGACGCTGACGGTGGCCGATTCCGGTCAGCTGACCAGCTTCGCATTTGGTAACATCATCTATCCGGATGACTCGAAGCGTATCTATACTGGTCGTTCGGAGGCTGCCTGGATTGAGGTTCAGGCCACGGACGCCAATGGTCAGCCTGCGGACGAGGCGTACCTTCGGAACGCTGTGACTCTCGTTCCGCAGTCGGGCCTTCAGGCAGACTTCGCTACGAGGGACGGTAAGCCTGTCATCAAGATCGATACGACCAGTATCGTGACGGCGGGTAAGTACACCCTTACGGCTGTTGTTCTAAGCTCGCCCGACCTCAACAAGTCCATCACTCTGGACGTGGTGAAGGAGCCGTACCCGGCGAAGGTCGAGTTGTCCGCACCGGAAGGGCTTGTAGCGGCTCGGGACGCGGCTGGAACGGTCGTCCTTGGTCTCAAGGTCTATGACCAGTTTGGCAACGAGATGGCGGGCAAGGACGTTGCGGCCCACAGCGCGGACATTGAGGTGCGGGCTGTGGGTGCCGGATTCGCTTCCGGCGCCAACGTGGATGTCTTCGGTATCGCAACCACAGGTGCCAATATCGGCAAGGTTGTCAACACTGATGTCATTCCGGCGTTGGCTTCCGGTAATGCGGGTACCATTACGGTGTTCGCAACGGCGAAGGAGACCGGGAACACCTCCACCGTGCAGTTCCAGGTTCGGCCCGAGCGTGAGCCGGCGGCCGTGGTCCTGCCGACTGACGCAGTAACCAACCTGCTGTACAACGCGAGCTCTGTCGTGAGCCTGAACTTCAAGGATCAGTACGAGGCGAACTACGATCCTGCCAAGGCTGATCCTGCGGGGGCCGTACAGAGCTTTGGCTACAAGGTGACTTTGAGTGGGCAGGATGTGGTCACTGTTACCGTCGGCGGGGTTACGCTGGACCTCGGTGCCGCGCCCGCTGTGTCGGAGGCTGCGAAGAACGGTACTGCAGGTACTCCCGCGACAAGCGTGCTAGTCGACCTGAAGAACATTACCCTGCAGGCGAAGTCGGCAAGCGGTAATGCGACTGTGACGGTACAGTTGCTGAAGGGTAGCAATGTGGTAAGCTCGGTGCAGTTCAACGTCTCCGTCGCGGCGCCGTCCAGCACGCTGCAGTACAGCTTGGCTCAGATTCCGGCCCTGTACTGGGATGCGGATGGCGACCCGACTAACAATTCGGGCACTACCAATGGCGGCTCTGCTACGGCGGCGTACGCCGAGGAGATCCGGGTTGTCGCCAAGGACAGCACCGGCAAGACTTACACTGTAGCGCCGTCGACCATCGTCGTTGCGACAGTGGACGGAGCCGACTTTGAGACCGGCAAGGACGGCAACGTGTGGAAGGTGTGGTCGACCCGCACGCAGCGTCCCACCGATAAGGTGACCGGCACGCTCACGGTGCAGGTTCAGACCACCGATGCCGGCTTGGTGACGCTGACCGGCACGGTGACGATCTCCAACGAAGATCGGTATGCCGTGAACGTGCTGGTACGTGACGCGGGGCTGACGTCGCCGAACGGAAGCGTCAGCTTGCCGGCTAATAGTAATCCGGTGAGCGAGGCAACGTATGACACTGCGGCGACCCCGCCGTCGCTTACGCCGAAACCGTACGTGGCGGTGGAGGATCAGTTCGGCCGCTACTGGGTGCCTGGGAATCTGAAGCTGGCTCCTGCGAATGTGTCGCTAGGGGTCACGGTGACCGACGTGTCGTACGCGGCGACCGGTGAGGTGACTGTCAGCGCGTCGGGCGCTGGTACGTTCGACGTCGTCATCCAGGCGCCGAACGGCAAGACCGCTACGATCAAGGTGAACGTTCGGTAGTCTGTGATCGGTTGGCAGTCCTCGGGAGTGGTCAAGGGGAGGCGGGAGTTTGAGCTCGCCTCCTCTTCTTTTCTGGGCTCTGCACGGGTGGGTGAGATGCACTGTGGAGGGTAGCGCTGTAGAACCGCCAACAAGGCAAGGGGATTGGCCATGACACAGCGTAGGCGAGCTGCCCCAGCGTTACTTGTAAATCAGCTAAAACACCACCAGCAGCTAGGAGGGGGGAGATTGCGTGGTAAGCCGCTGTGGGCGACGACGACTACGGCAGCCAGACCAGCCAAAGGAGTAGAATAAGCTGGTGGGGCGCGCGCGGGGCACCGGGTTCTGCGTCTCCGGATGGTCCGGAGCGTTGAGTACCCCCGCAATCGCCGGATCACAGGTGGGGGCCGGGCACAACCCTCTTTCGCTGTGACCGGAAGTCTGTGTCGGTCGCCTCAGTGATTCCAGAAACCGCATTGGGATGCGGCACCCCGTTGGTGGCGCCTGCGCGAAGCTGTCACGGCCGGTGCAAAAATGACCCAGTAGGGTCGGATGAATTTTGACCCACCCCGCCGAACCGAGTCCCATTCCCTTCCCAGGAATGGAGGCCGGTTCATGCTGAAAGGTGGGTCGTTGATGGATATTCTGCGGCTGAAGGCTGAAGGCCTGTCCGTTCGGGAAATTGCCCGCCGTACGGGGTTGTCCCGGAATACGGTGCGGAAGTACCTGCGCCAACCCGAGCCACCCCGGTACAAGCCACGGCCGCCCAAGGCGTCGAAGTTGGATCCGTTCAAGCCGTACCTCGAGCAGCGTATGGCCCAAGGGGTCTTCAATGCCAATCGTCTCCTGCAGGAGCTCCGGGCCCAGGGCTATACCGGCGGAAAGACGATTCTCAAGGAGTTCCTTCGGCCCCATCGCCCGCCCCGGGTCCCACGCGCCGTGGTGCGCTTCGAGCTCCCGCCGGGGACCCAGGCGCAGGTTGACTGGGGGGAGTTCGCCTACACCGACCTCCAGGGACGACGGCGGAAGGTTTACGGGTTTGTCATGGTCCTCAGTTACTCGCGGGCGATGTACGTGGAGTTCGTGGAACAGCAGGACCTGAGCACCCTCTTACGATGTCACCTCCACGCCTTCGCGGCCTTGGGGGGTGTCCCGAAGGAGATCCTCTACGACAACATGAAGACCGTCGTCCTTCGCCGCCATGGTGCGGAGGTGGATTACCACCCAAGGATGCTTGACTTTGCGTTGCTTGCCGGGTTTGCCCCTCGGGTGTGCCGGCCGTATCGGGCCCAGACCAAGGGCCGGGTGGAGCGAGCCATCGGCTATCTCAAGCAGCACTTCTGGCCGGCCGTCCAGTTCACCGACCTGGCCGATCTCAACCGGCAGGTGCGGGCGTGGGTGGCCGAGGTCGCGAATCGCCGCATCCACGGGACCACCGGGCAGCGCCCCGCCGATCGACTGGGGGAAGAGCAGGCCCATCTGACGCCCCTTCGGCCCTTGGCGGCTTTCACGTCGCTCCTGCACAAAGAACGCCGGGTGAGTCGGGATGGCTACGTGCAGTACGCGGGCAGCCGGTATGGGGTCCCCTGGCGTTATAGCGGCCGATACGTCACGGTGTTCGCGACCGAAACGGAGGTCGAGATCCGCGACGGGGACCGGGTGATTGCCCGGCACCCTCGGGCCTTGCTGCCCGGACTGACGATCTCCCTTCCGGAGCAGTACCACGGCCTTGCTTTGGGTGGGACCCAACGTCCCGAGCCGCCCCAAGGCCAGCAGGTCGTCGGCCCGGCGGTGGAGCGCCGCTCGCTCCAGGTCTACGAAGACCTTCTTCGGGCAGGTGAACGCCGGTGATCACGGTGGACAAGGCCCGCCAGCACCTGCTGGCCCTGGGGCTGAAGGATGCGGCGGAGGTCCTGGAAGCGCGTCTGGAACGCGCTGCGAAGCAGGACGTAACCTATGCTGACTTCCTTGTGGATCTGCTGGAAACCGAACTCGCGGTCCGGCGCCGGCGTTACCTGGACACACGGACCAAGCTGGCGCGGCTCCCGTTCCGGAAAACGCTGGAGGACTTCGACTTCGAGGCCCAACCCTCCATCGACCCCCGCCAGATTCGGGAGCTGGCCACGCTCCGCTTTTTGGGCAACGCCGAGAATGTGATCTTTCTGGGACCACCGGGCGTCGGCAAGATGGTCTGTCACTTATGATCAAGACAGGGACGGGCCTGTGCGGCCGCGCTCCCGGCCCTGCTGCACGAACGGTCTCAAGCTCTGAAGTGAGTTTGGGGGCTACGAAACCCTGGGCAAGATGTGAGCTAGGCCGTTCGAGCAGCGGGTCGAACGTCGAACAGACAGGTGGGCCGAGAGCCTTGATGGTGATGTGGCGCCGACGGGGTCGGGAGCCGAGGCGGCCGTCTCGGGCAGCAAGCCCCACACAAACGACCAATGGGACCGGCCGTGGCCGTGAGCCCTCATCGGTGACCTGGGCGCGGCCCGGGGCGGTCTCCTCGGGTCCTGACCGGGAGGGAGAGGACGGACAATGCTCCCCGTACCTATGTAGGCATCGATGTCGGGCGGCGGCGTCACCGGGCTGCGATCTTGCCCATCGGGCGAGCCATGCACGGGTGGGAGCACGCCCCGGTGCTCGCCTTTACGGCGGACACCGACGGTTTCCGCGAGTTCTTCGATGCTCTCCACGCAGCCGGCGCCACGCCTGCCAACACCGTGTGCGCACTGGAACCGACCGGCGGCTACTCCTCACAGCCCATCTTCCAGGCCCTCAAGCACCACGGTTTCGAGGTCCTCTGGGTCAAGAACCAGGCCGTGCATGACCTGCGGGAAACGCTGTACGGTCGCCGATCGAAGACCGACGCGGAAGACGCACGGCTCATTGCCCGGCTGCTGTATCTACGCGAGGCGATCGGCCAGGAGTACGCGTTCCAGGTGGCCCACACGGGGAGTGCACCCTACCGAAACCTTCGTCTCCTCGTGGAGCTGCGTTGGAAACAGGTGCAAGCGCACCGGCGGGCATCGAACCAACTGATGCAGGTGCTGGACGTGCTGTTTCCCGAGATGCGGCAGATCTTCCGGAAGGGAACCACACGCCCGACGCCGCTCCATCTCCTCCGCCGTTTCTCGACGGTGCAGGCCATCGCCGCCGCGTCCGAGCAGGATCTACGCCACGTCCTGGTCAACGAGGCCCGCAGCCTACGCCATCAAACCGCCGTATCGGAACTCCGCCGGCTGGCCCAGACCAGCGTCGGAGCCCGTGAAGGCCGGGACGTGTTGGAGCTGGCCCAGGGGTGGCTGATCCAGCAGCTCCACGACTTGCAGGATTCCCTGGTGGACCTCGAGGCCCGGATTAAAGCCGCAGTAGAGGAATTCCCCGAAACCTCGATCCTACGTACTTTCCCCTCCATGTCGGCTCGTCGGATTGCCACGTTGCTAGCCGGAATGGGGGCTCCGATTGACGCGTTTCCCAACGACCGGGCCTTGCGGAAGCAGTGGGGATGGTACGTGGAGATCGAGCAGTCGGGTGCACGCACGCGCTCCCGCCTCGGCCGGGGCGGGTACCGCGGTACGCGCCGAGAACTCTACCTGATGGCGATGCAGCTCATCAAGGAGCAAACCCAGGACAACCCGTTCCGGCACTATTACCGGCGCCTTCTGCGGGGTAACCCCACGCCCAAGGTACCGAAGGTGGCCCTCGGCCACGTGGCCTCCAAGCTCATCACCGTGATGTACGTGTGTATGCGACGCCGCGAACCCTATGACCCGGCCAAGCTCTGGAGACACATGGGGGTGAAGACAACGGCTTAGGTTGCCTAATGAGAGGAATCCCCAGCCCACGCCCTCCAGTGGGGGTGCTGATGCTCCTTTTGTCCCCGTCCGCTCCAAGGATTCCAGGCGGAAGCCTATTGACATGGTAACCCATTTGGCCGTGTCGCTCGGTTTAGCCGCCATCGACCGGGGATATGGCGTCTACTTCACGCCCATGCACCGCCTCATTGAGGATCTACGCAACGCCTACGAGGAGCGCCGGCTCGAACGACGGATGCGGATCTACCTGGCGCCCAAGCTCCTGATCATCGACGAACTGGGCTATCTGCCCCTCGACAAGGTGGGCGCCACGGTGTTCTTCCAACTCGTGGCGGCCCGATATGAGCGCGGCAGCATCGTCCTCACATCGAACCAGACCTTCGCCGACTGGGGGGAGGTGTTCGGTGACCCGGTCATCGCCACGGCCATCCTCGACCGGTTGCTGCATCACAGTCACGTGATCAACATCCGGGGCGAGAGCTACCGACTCCGGGAGAAGCGCCGTTCGGGTGTCCTTCGCAGTGCGGTCGAACTACAGCAGGATGAGTGAACCGGATTGCCAAGCTCCGGTGGGTCACTTTTCAACCGGCCGAAGTGGGTCAAAATTCAACCGGCCTTGACAAAGCCTCTTGGACCCCCGATCACCTGATGCCCGGCGTGGGGCGGGCCGGAATGGGGTCATGGGCATGGTCCTTTGTAGTAGTCGAGCACACGGCCAGTGGGCGGATTCGAGCGGGTGAAGCCGGTCCTGCCAGGCATGGATTACAACGACGGAGCACGCTGTGGGTTCGCAACAACGGATCACGTGCCAGGTGCTGGCCCGGTCGCTACAGGCTAGGTTCTCGTCGGTTGGCCCTATCCTAGGTCCGCGGCAGTTGGTCACATCCTAAATGCCCGGCGTGGGAAGGAGGCTCAAGAGGCGAGCTCCCGCCGTCGTGCCTTTCGGTATCACCTTACGCCGCCTTTTACCCCCGCCTCAAGTTCCGCAGAGGCCTCTAGGAGGGCGCACAGGCGCCATTTGATCCGGGAGATAACCGGAACTTTTGCCGAGTCCCAAACGCCCGTTGTAGGCCTTCTCAGCGGCCTCCTTCCCCACGACCCGGATAAAGCGGCTGTGGGTTAGGCTACCCCAGCGGCAGGGCGAATGCTGGCAACGACGGTCAGGTCCCAGCGGGGGGAGGGGCTGTGCGTGCTCGTTCCCTATCCCTTCTTGGAGGGAGGGCGCGGAGCCCGCAGGAGTCCCGGAGAACCACACCCGCTGTGGCATGTAGGGCCAAGGGGAACATAGGCCCGCCGGCCTACGTCGAAGAAGCCCCGGGGATTCGGCTGACCATCGACCATGACGACTTGACGGATCCATTGCCCGTTGTGCGACGTAGTGGTAAGGATGCATCGGCGCGAACCCCGACCTACCCCTAATCGTGTACGTCACGAACCCCCTGATGCTCGCCATTGCCCACATGCTACAGAGCGGAACGCCGGTGGCGTGATCCCACCTGCTCCCTGACCCCCTCACTGCCTCAGTGGCGAAGAGCGGGTCTCATCGTCCAGGCGGGGAGCCAACGAGGTCACCGGGCGCTGTGTTCACCCTTCCAGGGGTGCGGCGACCTTTCCCCACTCCCGCTGTGGTGCCCTGCTTGGCGAAACCCAACCCGCGCCGACCCACAGGCTTGCGCCATCGGACCGAAGCCCGCTCGCTGGAGGCCTCTATTTTGGCCTCCAAACAGCCTTTCGGCCATGGCGAGACTTCGCGATGCATGGTCCTTCATCGAGGCCTTGGAGGGCAAATTTGATGCCTCCCCTCGGGATGGGAACTGGTGACCAGGCCGCGTCGTTCGGGACCGCCCCTCCGCCGTCGTCCAGGCCTGCCTTGGAAAGGCTCCAGCCTGGACAGGCCCGCGCCATCCCACCGGGGTGGTGGCCGGAACCAGGCGACCCGCCACAGGCCGGACCCGGGCCGACGGGGGCACGCGGTGCGGTATGGCACGCCGGGTGCCTACGAACCCTTGTCCTGCATGGCCTCGTGGGCCCTCAACCTGCAAATCAACTTGCAAATCTCCTGCAAATCTGAGGGCCGGAAACAGGGGGAAACACAGCGACTGGTAATGACGCCCAATAACCAACGAAGCCTTGTCTCACAAGGGTTTGTTGGCATTCGGTGAGAACGGCGGAAAACGCCCGGAAAGGGCTTTCTCGAACTTCAAAACCAGTGGGGGATGGCGATACCGTCCCCGGTGGGTTCGGTTCTTACATGCTCCCGCAAAAAGGTATAGGGGCTACACCCTGAGCGGGTGTGGCCGTTTTACCTCGTCCTGGCATCGCCCCCTGCGTCACGCCAATTGCAACCGCGGACCAGCGCCGGTCCGGAGGGGGTCCGGGCACCCTGCCGAAGATTCACCGGAAAGATCGCCCACCTGCCGGTACGGCGGGGGAACGGGGAGGGACGATGGTTACCTCAAGCCCGGAGAACGCTACGTCGTGGACACGGGCCACGTGGTGGCGTTCAGTGACGGCATGGGCTTTCAGGTGAGGAGGGCGGGCACGGGCTGGTTCAGCTCGATCGCCAGTGGTGAGGGCCTCGCCTGCGAGTTCACAGGGCCCGGCACCGTGTACATCCAAACCCGGTCCGAGGCGTCCTTCCTGGGCTGGTTGATCCCGAAGCTGCCGGCCAAACGCGACTGACCGTCCGCACCCTCGCCACCCCGCCCGGGGGACTAGGAGTCGAGGAACCGCCGCACCTCTGCCGCGTAGCGCTCGGGCTCCTCGATGTCGGGGAAGTGGGCGCTGCGCTCGAAGACCACCAACCGGCTGCGGGACAGCTTGGTGCTGATGTCCCGACAGACGTCGACCCCGGCGTTGCGGTCATGCAGCCCCACCATTCGTCGCCCGCGTCACTGGCCGAACCAGCTCCGGATGGCGTCCACGACCTGCAGGAGCCAGTTCCACGCCTGGTTGAAGAAGCCCTTGAGGATGGGCGTGTCGTCGCCAAGGAAGCGGTTCACCTGTTCCCGCACCTGCTGCAGCTGGGTGGTGACCGCCTGCCAGTCGATGCCCGCGTCCCGCAGCTTCTCCACCAGGGTGGCCAGTTCTTCCCGCAAGGGGTCGCTGAGCTGGATGCCCAGATCCTGCTCCAGCTCGCGGATCAACGCCAGGATCTCCTCGCGGCTGGTGGGCGGGTGCTCGGCCATGCGTTCCTTCAAGAGGGTCAGGAACTGGCCGGCCTTCTCGGGGTTGCCGATCTCCTGGGCGATGCGCACCATCACGCCGATCTCCCGGGCGCCCAGGTCCTTGCGCTGGGCGTCCAGGCTCTCGCCGGCGGAGATCTCATAGGCCTTGTAGATCCCCGCCAGGGCGGCGGTGCCCGAGACGTCGAAGGGGGCCGCCACGTAGACCACGGCGTCCTTCACGCCCGCCGTGGCCAGCGCCTCCGCATACATCTCCGGAGCCACCCAGGTGATGTGCTTCGTCTCCACCCGGATGCCGCTGCCTGGCGCCGCCGGTTCCACCCGCACCGACGAGATGGCGCGGCTGCCCAGCTGCTGTCGGGGCACGTAGTCGCCCACCAGGGCGACCTCCTCCTGATGGGTGAGGACCAGGGGCTCGCCGTCCCAGGTGGCGGGATCGAGGCCCAGCAGGCGCAGCACCTCCTGGCGCTGGGCTTCGGTCAGGTCGGCGCCCAGCACCACCACGGTCCGCCCCGATCCTGCGGCCTCGCCGGTTGCGGCCGGGCTCGAGCTGCTGGAGGAGGTGCTCGAGTCCGACGCCGCCAGGGCCGGCGCCAACGCCGTCAGGACGAAGGAGACCACCAGGGCCAGCGTCAAGGCGACCCACATCCAGCGCAACCACCGGTGCTTTTGCCTCGGTCGCACGGTGATCACCTCGCTTCGTCGCCGCGTCCGGTCCTGCCTGCGTCACCGCTGCCGAGCGGGGTCACGTCGTCGCTCCGGCCGCTTCTCACCGCGTAGCCGCCGCCGCATCCCGTCACCGCCAGGGCCATGCCCGGCCACCGCCACGGCCACCGCTGGAGCCGGTGCCGCCGGCGTCCCGGCGGTATCCCTCGACCGCATCACTTGCGCGGCCGCGCCGCCAGCCGCAGCCCCACCCAGACCGCCACCAGGACCAGGGCGGCCATCAGCAACACGCGCTGGTAAAGGCGCACCCACTCCTGCACCAGCGGCCAGGCGGCACCCAGGGCGGTCCCCGCCCCGGCCAGGGCCGTGTTCCACACCAGGGTCCCCGCCACCGTGTAGACCGCGAACATCAGGCCCGGCATCCCGGCCAGTCCGGCGGGGATCGAGATCAGGCTGCGCACGATGGGGACGAGCCGCCCCACCAGCACCGCCCAGGCGCCGTAGCGGGCGAACCAGGCTTCCGCCCTTTCAACGTGTTCGATCTGGATGCCCAGGTAGTGGCCGTACCGCCGGGTCAGCGCCTCCAGCCGGTGCCGGCCCAGGGCCCGCCCGGCGCCGTAGAGCACCAGGGCGCCCAGCAAGGAGCCCAGGGTCGACGCGGCGATCACGCCGGGCAAGGTCAGCATGCCGAAGGTGGTGAGGAACCCCGCAAAGGGGATGACCACCTCCGACGGGATGGGCGGGAACAGGTTCTCCAGGGCGACCACCGCCACCAGGCCGAGGTAGCCCCAGCGCTCCACCACCTGGGTCAGCCAGTCCAATCTGCGTCCTCCTTGCCTCCGGATCCCTCGCCACGCTGGCCGGTTTCCGGTGCCCCGGTCGGGGGATGGGCGCGCCGGGTCTCGTGCCGGGCGCCGGGTCCCCCCTGGGCGGGCCCCGCCTTGTCCACGGTCCGGTTCATCCTACGCGGCGCGCTGTCCATCCTTGCATCCTTTTTTCCGTTGTCTTTCGCTTGCCTTGTGTTCGCTTGCCTCGTGGGCTTGTGGCGTGACGCGGCGGAGCCGGGCTGCAGACCGCCCGGACCGCTGGTCCGTGCCGTGCTTCCGCCCCGTCCATTATTGCGGAGGAACCGGGTGGGGCACCAGCCCGGCCGGATGTGGCAAAATGGGCGCCGGAGCGGCCGCCGGGAGACCGGCCGGGCATGCAGGGGGCCAGGCAACGAGGTGGCCCGATCGCTGGCAACCGCTCGAGGCGGCCTGACCGCTCGAGGCGGCCCGACCGCGGCACCACGGCGGAGCAGGACCGCGCGGAAGAACGGCAGAGCCCGAAGATGCAGCAGGACGGGGCGGAAGGAACCCAGCGCCCAGGGTCGCGGGAGGGGACGCGGGGATGCAGGCGGGCTGGACCAGTCTGATTGTGACGGTGGCCGTGCTGGCGGCGGTGGTGCTGCTGGCCCGCTCCCTGGTGCGGGCGCGGCCGCGGCTGCGTGCCCTGCGCCAGCAGCAGGAGTGGCAGGCCAGCCGGGAGGCCGACCGGGAGGCGGCGCGGCGCGTGCTGGCGGTGCCCATGGCGGAGTGGCCGCTGCTGGAGCGCCTGCCCGAGGGGGTTCCTCCCCATCCCGCGTATTACGCCACCCGCTGCACCGTCCTGGAAGAGCGCCCGGAGGGCGGCTTCGCCTCCCGCGGCCAGGGCTGGCTCGTGGTGGGCCGGGATAGCCTGTTCTTCCATCCGGATCCCGACGGCCCCCGCCCGGGCGAACCCGGCGCGGACGAACCCCGCCGCCGTGGGGATCGCCGCGGCGAGCGCGCGGGCGCCCCGGGCGGCACCCAGGGCGGCCCCAACCCTGCCGGCCGGGCCGGCGCATCCGGTGAGGCCTCGCCCGGGGGCGCCGCCGGTCCCGAACCCCTCGCCATTCCCTACAGCGCCATCGAGCGGGTCGACTCCCCGTACGTCAACGTGCTGGAGGTCATCGCGCAGGATCCGGTGACCCGGGCGTGGACCAGCCACTTCTTCCGGATGAACCGGCCCCTGGTGGTGGCGGCGTACCTCTCGCGGCTGGCGCGCTTCGAATTGATCCTGTCCTGACGCCTGCCAGCGGGCGCAGCCTCTCGCCGTTAGCGAGGGCGGGCGGCGGATCCGGCGCAGGCCAGGCGCGTGCGGTCCTGCTGCAGTCGTCCAGCGGGGCAGGTCCACCCGTTCAACGGTAGAGCTGCACCAGTGCCGTCCCGGGGTAGTAGTGGGCCAGGATGTCCCGGTAGCTCCGGCCGTCGCGGGCCATCGCCTCGGCGCCCCACTGGTCGAGGCCGACGCCGTGACCCCAGCCGCGCCCGCGGAAGATCCACACCCCGCCCTGCCGCGCCTCGATCTCCGTCACGAAGGTGGACTTCAGGCGGTCGGGCCCGATCT
Proteins encoded in this window:
- a CDS encoding S-layer homology domain-containing protein; translation: MSSVHRQHSRKFAVIVTVLALLLGLFPVAAFASHGQFPDVSGVLAGEIKAAHDAGLVDGYDDGTFRPNENVTRAAFAKFIVLAVEKATGQSLPTGDEPFSDVAPNQALYEYVVKAYKAGYIQGYSDGTFGYDKPINRQEAAAILQRALKLADAPENFADVPDDSAFAKAIGAVAAAGLMKGYDNGNFGPSDKVNRAQAAAVAVRGYNHLAQQNVQYEVVSVAAVSSKALRVTFNKAVDDTSKVKFDVKRDGVAVDLTAKWAEDKKSVDLESSSKLQVGTYTVTVSGLDFAEGKNSGSVKVEEETVAKIEIVGDKLIRDKNTPSVARIGYKVYNQYGEDITNSSVAAGIEAKSSAGSASITSTGVVEITNNPSNQAWPLDAKVVLTLVHSATGVTASKTLTVADSGQLTSFAFGNIIYPDDSKRIYTGRSEAAWIEVQATDANGQPADEAYLRNAVTLVPQSGLQADFATRDGKPVIKIDTTSIVTAGKYTLTAVVLSSPDLNKSITLDVVKEPYPAKVELSAPEGLVAARDAAGTVVLGLKVYDQFGNEMAGKDVAAHSADIEVRAVGAGFASGANVDVFGIATTGANIGKVVNTDVIPALASGNAGTITVFATAKETGNTSTVQFQVRPEREPAAVVLPTDAVTNLLYNASSVVSLNFKDQYEANYDPAKADPAGAVQSFGYKVTLSGQDVVTVTVGGVTLDLGAAPAVSEAAKNGTAGTPATSVLVDLKNITLQAKSASGNATVTVQLLKGSNVVSSVQFNVSVAAPSSTLQYSLAQIPALYWDADGDPTNNSGTTNGGSATAAYAEEIRVVAKDSTGKTYTVAPSTIVVATVDGADFETGKDGNVWKVWSTRTQRPTDKVTGTLTVQVQTTDAGLVTLTGTVTISNEDRYAVNVLVRDAGLTSPNGSVSLPANSNPVSEATYDTAATPPSLTPKPYVAVEDQFGRYWVPGNLKLAPANVSLGVTVTDVSYAATGEVTVSASGAGTFDVVIQAPNGKTATIKVNVR
- the istA gene encoding IS21 family transposase; protein product: MLKGGSLMDILRLKAEGLSVREIARRTGLSRNTVRKYLRQPEPPRYKPRPPKASKLDPFKPYLEQRMAQGVFNANRLLQELRAQGYTGGKTILKEFLRPHRPPRVPRAVVRFELPPGTQAQVDWGEFAYTDLQGRRRKVYGFVMVLSYSRAMYVEFVEQQDLSTLLRCHLHAFAALGGVPKEILYDNMKTVVLRRHGAEVDYHPRMLDFALLAGFAPRVCRPYRAQTKGRVERAIGYLKQHFWPAVQFTDLADLNRQVRAWVAEVANRRIHGTTGQRPADRLGEEQAHLTPLRPLAAFTSLLHKERRVSRDGYVQYAGSRYGVPWRYSGRYVTVFATETEVEIRDGDRVIARHPRALLPGLTISLPEQYHGLALGGTQRPEPPQGQQVVGPAVERRSLQVYEDLLRAGERR
- a CDS encoding IS110 family transposase, encoding MDVGRRRHRAAILPIGRAMHGWEHAPVLAFTADTDGFREFFDALHAAGATPANTVCALEPTGGYSSQPIFQALKHHGFEVLWVKNQAVHDLRETLYGRRSKTDAEDARLIARLLYLREAIGQEYAFQVAHTGSAPYRNLRLLVELRWKQVQAHRRASNQLMQVLDVLFPEMRQIFRKGTTRPTPLHLLRRFSTVQAIAAASEQDLRHVLVNEARSLRHQTAVSELRRLAQTSVGAREGRDVLELAQGWLIQQLHDLQDSLVDLEARIKAAVEEFPETSILRTFPSMSARRIATLLAGMGAPIDAFPNDRALRKQWGWYVEIEQSGARTRSRLGRGGYRGTRRELYLMAMQLIKEQTQDNPFRHYYRRLLRGNPTPKVPKVALGHVASKLITVMYVCMRRREPYDPAKLWRHMGVKTTA
- a CDS encoding ATP-binding protein; the protein is MSLGLAAIDRGYGVYFTPMHRLIEDLRNAYEERRLERRMRIYLAPKLLIIDELGYLPLDKVGATVFFQLVAARYERGSIVLTSNQTFADWGEVFGDPVIATAILDRLLHHSHVINIRGESYRLREKRRSGVLRSAVELQQDE
- a CDS encoding AIM24 family protein; this translates as MAFGENGGKRPERAFSNFKTSGGWRYRPRWVRFLHAPAKRYRGYTLSGCGRFTSSWHRPLRHANCNRGPAPVRRGSGHPAEDSPERSPTCRYGGGTGRDDGYLKPGERYVVDTGHVVAFSDGMGFQVRRAGTGWFSSIASGEGLACEFTGPGTVYIQTRSEASFLGWLIPKLPAKRD
- a CDS encoding alpha/beta fold hydrolase, producing the protein MVGLHDRNAGVDVCRDISTKLSRSRLVVFERSAHFPDIEEPERYAAEVRRFLDS
- a CDS encoding DUF1002 domain-containing protein — its product is MRPRQKHRWLRWMWVALTLALVVSFVLTALAPALAASDSSTSSSSSSPAATGEAAGSGRTVVVLGADLTEAQRQEVLRLLGLDPATWDGEPLVLTHQEEVALVGDYVPRQQLGSRAISSVRVEPAAPGSGIRVETKHITWVAPEMYAEALATAGVKDAVVYVAAPFDVSGTAALAGIYKAYEISAGESLDAQRKDLGAREIGVMVRIAQEIGNPEKAGQFLTLLKERMAEHPPTSREEILALIRELEQDLGIQLSDPLREELATLVEKLRDAGIDWQAVTTQLQQVREQVNRFLGDDTPILKGFFNQAWNWLLQVVDAIRSWFGQ
- a CDS encoding DedA family protein; its protein translation is MDWLTQVVERWGYLGLVAVVALENLFPPIPSEVVIPFAGFLTTFGMLTLPGVIAASTLGSLLGALVLYGAGRALGRHRLEALTRRYGHYLGIQIEHVERAEAWFARYGAWAVLVGRLVPIVRSLISIPAGLAGMPGLMFAVYTVAGTLVWNTALAGAGTALGAAWPLVQEWVRLYQRVLLMAALVLVAVWVGLRLAARPRK